A stretch of the Metopolophium dirhodum isolate CAU chromosome 8, ASM1992520v1, whole genome shotgun sequence genome encodes the following:
- the LOC132950116 gene encoding RNA-binding protein MEX3B, with the protein MPATLFSELEFSTNQHNNKVIEDTRALQVALELSMLYMNGEQRQQKVDNNTLSGGQNMDQSPMAPNYIPHGFPEEPRNKKSQNMTECVPVPSSEHVAEIVGRQGCKIKALRAKTNTYIKTPVRGEEPVFVVTGRKEDVTKAKKEILSAAEHFSQIRASRKNMAGTLSPPGPPSVPGHVTIQVRVPYRVVGLVVGPKGATIKRIQHQTGTYIVTPSRDKEPVFDVTGLPDSVETAKREIEAHIALRTGNGMTDEENGVALAALCKANPLAGLFDLTDSMGPAILSGSSGCSSGSVSSCGSGVSALGDLGNIWSDEGIGGESPSFENVGLWGFMGSSRPSPASSTSPPPAKKTCLVCHMRDIDAALIPCGHNLFCLDCASSACDSNGLSHCPVCKIPARQAIRIIS; encoded by the exons ATGCCGGCCACGTTATTTTCTGAACTGGAATTCTCGACCAACCAACACAACAACAAGGTCATCGAAGACACTCGCGCCCTGCAAGTGGCCCTGGAACTCAGCATGTTGTACATGAACGGCGAACAGCGACAACAGAAGGTGGACAACAACACTCTGTCCGGCGGCCAGAACATGGACCAATCCCCGATGGCACCCAATTACATTCCCCACGGATTCCCGGAAGAACCGAGGAACAAGAAGAGCCAGAACATGACCGAATGCGTACCGGTGCCCAGTTCCGAACACGTGGCCGAGATCGTTGGCAGACAag GTTGCAAAATTAAGGCTCTCCGCGCCAAGACCAATACTTACATTAAGACTCCGGTGCGTGGCGAAGAACCCGTATTTGTAGTGACAGGACGCAAGGAAGACGTGACCAAGGCAAAGAAAGAGATACTGTCGGCGGCCGAGCATTTTTCGCAGATCAGAGCTTCTCGCAAGAACATGGCTGGAACTCTGTCACCGCCAGGACCTCCTAGTGTTCCCGGACACGTTACGATCCAG GTTAGAGTACCATACAGGGTTGTTGGTCTTGTTGTTGGTCCTAAAGGTGCCACCATTAAACGCATTCAACATCAAACTGGCACATACATCGTAACTCCTTCACGTGACAAGGAACCCGTATTCGATGTTACCGGCCTGCCAGACAGCGTGGAAACTGCCAAACGTGAAATTGAAGCACATATAGCTCTGCGCACTGGCAATGGCATGACTGATGAAGAGAATGGTGTTGCCCTAGCTGCCCTCTGCAAAGCCAACCCATTGGCCGGTCTTTTCGATCTTACAGACTCAATGGGTCCAGCTATATTATCTGGCAGTTCAGGATGCAGCTCTGGTTCAGTAAGCTCATGCGGTTCTGGTGTATCGGCACTTGGTGACTTGGGAAACATATGGTCAGATGAAGGAATTGGCGGAGAATCACCGTCGTTTGAGAATGTTGGCCTCTGGGGATTCATGGGATCGTCCAGACCATCTCCTGCAAGTTCAACATCTCCACCGCCAGCTAAGAAGACTTGTTTAGTGTGTCACATGAGAGATATTGACGCCGCTCTTATTCCATGTGGTCACAACTTATTCTGCTTGGATTGCGCATCAAGCGCTTGCGATTCAAACGGACTATCTCACTGTCCGGTATGTAAGATACCTGCGCGTCAAGCTATTCGCATCATCTCTTAA